From one Luteipulveratus mongoliensis genomic stretch:
- a CDS encoding ABC transporter substrate-binding protein — MPSSKYASAFPAAAALLATTAVAGCSDPSSAAPQDRAQPAINVSAQQKRVAVTKDATAAALLPDPVRRKGAITIADTAGASGSPPLAFTADDNKTPIGVEVDLAYLVAGKLGLRLDLEHTGFENLFLGVDSGRYDAVLSNVTVTEERKEKYDFATYRKDDVSFEARKGEGWKVSSGKDIAGKTIAVASGTNQEKILVDWNSANIKAGLKPAKIVYYQNSSDYYLALSSRRIDAYFGPSPSARYHVATSGKTEVVGTFSGGGNHVQGLIAALSKKGSGLAKPLAAALNSAIADGSYGKVLQRWQLNSEAVKTSQINPPGLPKAQG, encoded by the coding sequence ATGCCCTCTTCGAAGTATGCCTCTGCCTTCCCGGCGGCTGCGGCCCTCCTGGCCACCACGGCCGTGGCCGGGTGCAGCGATCCGTCGAGCGCCGCGCCGCAGGACCGGGCGCAGCCTGCGATCAATGTCAGCGCCCAGCAGAAGCGGGTTGCGGTGACCAAGGACGCCACGGCCGCTGCCCTGCTGCCCGATCCTGTCCGCCGCAAGGGCGCCATCACCATCGCCGACACTGCCGGAGCGTCCGGCAGCCCTCCCCTGGCCTTCACCGCCGATGACAACAAGACACCGATCGGCGTCGAGGTCGACCTCGCCTACCTCGTCGCGGGCAAGCTCGGCCTTCGCCTCGACCTCGAGCACACCGGATTCGAGAACCTGTTCCTCGGGGTCGACTCCGGACGCTACGACGCCGTGCTCTCCAACGTCACCGTGACCGAGGAGCGCAAGGAGAAGTACGACTTCGCCACCTACCGTAAGGACGACGTCTCGTTCGAGGCGCGCAAGGGCGAGGGCTGGAAAGTCAGCAGTGGCAAGGACATTGCAGGCAAGACGATCGCGGTGGCGAGCGGCACCAACCAGGAGAAGATCCTCGTCGACTGGAACAGCGCGAACATCAAGGCCGGCCTCAAGCCGGCCAAGATCGTGTACTACCAGAACTCCTCGGACTACTACCTCGCACTGAGCTCGCGTCGCATCGATGCCTACTTCGGTCCGAGTCCGTCGGCGCGCTATCACGTCGCGACGTCAGGAAAGACCGAGGTCGTCGGCACGTTCTCGGGTGGCGGCAACCACGTGCAGGGACTCATCGCAGCACTCAGCAAGAAGGGGTCAGGCTTGGCGAAACCACTTGCAGCTGCTCTCAACTCGGCCATCGCCGACGGGAGCTACGGCAAGGTCCTGCAGCGCTGGCAGCTGAACAGCGAGGCCGTCAAGACCTCACAGATCAACCCACCTGGCCTGCCGAAGGCTCAGGGGTGA
- a CDS encoding rhodanese-like domain-containing protein, which translates to MTAEVHDTRGIDAVLEDSRTELDRVTVREAYNQLTDGALLIDIRPVAQRQEEGEVDVPVLYIERNVLEWRLDPWSEARIPEASQDARILVLCQEGYASSLAAESLQRVGLPGATDVIGGFRAWREAGLPVAEGR; encoded by the coding sequence GTGACCGCCGAGGTCCACGACACCCGGGGCATCGACGCCGTCCTGGAGGACTCGCGCACCGAGCTGGACCGCGTGACGGTGCGCGAGGCGTACAACCAGCTCACTGATGGTGCGCTGCTCATCGACATCCGCCCGGTCGCCCAGCGACAGGAGGAGGGTGAGGTCGACGTGCCTGTCCTCTACATCGAGCGCAACGTGCTCGAGTGGCGCCTCGATCCGTGGAGTGAGGCGCGCATCCCGGAGGCGAGCCAGGACGCGCGGATCCTGGTGCTGTGCCAGGAGGGCTACGCCTCATCGCTCGCGGCGGAGTCGTTGCAGCGTGTCGGTCTGCCCGGGGCGACCGACGTGATCGGCGGCTTCCGTGCGTGGCGGGAGGCCGGGCTGCCCGTGGCAGAAGGTCGCTGA
- a CDS encoding fucose isomerase, with the protein MTTYTLPELREPVQSEPGVVWTVASGDLRPAANETCWPVQQKLESDLRTAVEQLGWKVQRGHEPDEVKKHGFIDSQRAGIEVFKKIPKDVPLVVVEGVWQYSHHVLAGLRDHQGPILLVANWEGEFPGLVGLLGLSGSLTKAGVKYSSLWSKDFTDQWAIDGLKTWLETGELEHDLSHVRDLPQLPDNAETQLGRALAGQLRTEKAIAGVFDEGCMGMYNAIFDDELINPLGIYKERLSQSALVAEMKKVTDEEAQAVHQWLLDAGMTFHLGEDEATELTLAQLMSQYRMYIAALRIADDFGLDAVGIQYQQGLKDTVPASDLAEGLLNNVERPPVLSRDGSHELYAGAPLPHFNEVDWGVAVDALTTNRIWTAMGLDPATTLHDIRWGEDYDDQFVWVMEISGSVPAAHNGGYDKSYSMRQPPMFFPLGGGTLSGVSKPGEIVWSRVFIMDGVLHVDLGRGSAIELPAEETQRRLDATNPQWPIMHAVLHGVGRDQLMARHKANHLSVVYAPDAATADKAITAKAAFFAELGLQVHLCGEVKI; encoded by the coding sequence ATGACGACCTACACACTTCCGGAGCTGCGCGAGCCGGTGCAGTCCGAGCCAGGGGTCGTCTGGACCGTCGCGAGCGGCGACCTTCGCCCTGCGGCCAACGAGACCTGCTGGCCGGTGCAGCAGAAGCTGGAGTCCGACCTGCGTACGGCGGTCGAGCAGCTCGGCTGGAAGGTCCAGCGTGGTCACGAGCCCGACGAGGTCAAGAAGCACGGCTTCATCGACAGTCAGCGCGCCGGCATCGAGGTGTTCAAGAAGATCCCGAAGGACGTTCCGCTCGTCGTCGTCGAGGGCGTCTGGCAGTACTCCCACCACGTCCTCGCGGGCCTGCGCGACCACCAGGGACCGATTCTGCTGGTCGCCAACTGGGAGGGTGAGTTCCCAGGCCTGGTGGGCCTGCTCGGACTCTCGGGCAGTCTCACCAAGGCGGGTGTGAAGTACTCCTCGCTCTGGAGCAAGGACTTCACTGACCAGTGGGCGATCGACGGCTTGAAGACCTGGTTGGAGACCGGCGAGCTCGAGCACGACCTGAGCCACGTGCGGGACCTGCCTCAGCTGCCAGACAACGCAGAGACGCAGCTCGGTCGTGCGCTCGCGGGCCAGCTGCGGACCGAGAAGGCCATCGCCGGAGTGTTCGACGAGGGCTGCATGGGGATGTACAACGCGATCTTCGACGACGAGCTGATCAACCCGCTGGGCATCTACAAGGAGCGGCTCTCCCAGAGCGCACTTGTCGCGGAGATGAAGAAGGTGACCGACGAGGAGGCACAGGCCGTCCACCAGTGGCTGCTCGACGCCGGCATGACCTTCCATCTCGGTGAGGACGAGGCGACCGAGCTGACGCTGGCGCAGCTGATGAGCCAGTACCGCATGTACATCGCGGCCCTGCGCATCGCTGACGACTTCGGCCTCGACGCTGTCGGGATCCAGTACCAGCAGGGTCTCAAGGACACCGTGCCTGCGAGCGACCTCGCCGAGGGTCTGCTCAACAACGTCGAGCGCCCGCCCGTACTCAGCCGGGACGGCTCGCACGAGCTGTACGCCGGCGCTCCGCTGCCGCACTTCAACGAGGTCGACTGGGGCGTGGCTGTCGACGCCCTAACCACCAACCGCATCTGGACCGCGATGGGGCTGGACCCGGCGACGACGCTGCACGACATCCGGTGGGGCGAGGACTACGACGACCAGTTCGTCTGGGTCATGGAGATCTCCGGATCCGTGCCCGCCGCGCACAACGGCGGCTACGACAAGTCGTACTCCATGCGACAGCCCCCGATGTTCTTCCCGCTCGGCGGCGGCACCCTCAGCGGTGTCTCGAAGCCGGGCGAGATCGTCTGGTCCCGCGTCTTCATCATGGACGGCGTGCTGCACGTCGACCTCGGGCGCGGCTCGGCCATCGAGCTGCCGGCCGAGGAGACGCAGCGTCGTCTCGATGCGACCAATCCGCAGTGGCCGATCATGCACGCGGTGCTGCACGGCGTGGGGCGCGACCAGCTGATGGCGCGGCACAAGGCCAACCACCTCAGCGTCGTCTACGCGCCCGATGCGGCGACGGCAGACAAGGCGATCACGGCGAAGGCGGCGTTCTTCGCAGAGCTAGGACTTCAGGTCCACCTCTGCGGCGAGGTCAAGATCTAG
- a CDS encoding putative leader peptide, with translation MTEGRGRMPRRRLHRRRHVDLLRVSSAQCCH, from the coding sequence ATGACGGAAGGACGAGGCCGCATGCCGCGGCGACGCCTGCACCGTCGGCGTCACGTCGACCTGCTGCGCGTGTCCTCCGCGCAGTGTTGTCACTGA
- a CDS encoding glycosyltransferase family 39 protein, translated as MLLSVSINFYNLSANRWGNAFYSGAAQAGSQSWRAWLFGSSDPHSAISVDKIPAALWIDGLSVRVFGENSFAMFMPQAVMGAACVLLVFAIVTRGVGIVGGVAAGLTLAITPVAAEMFRFNNPDALLTLLMTASIWATLRAIEREQARWLIFAGALTGTAFLAKMLQGVMLAPILAGLYLLVSPLALRQRFVHLAAAGAAMVAASGWYLLLVELTPSRHRPFVSSTLDNSIVSLALGYNGLGRLTGEEIPSWLAGDAEVGAVRPDNGPTRLMSGEIASQISWLIPSAIVLGLLGLALTSRRPRTDLLRAQLLAWGGWLVVVGGTFSMMKGIVHAYYTVALAPAVAGLFGVGAGIVWRNHRRRAVLAGGALAVLVGAAWSVALLRRVHSFHPQLKYVVVACAVAAVLALARHAYDRARTSGVIAMVLALVALSAGPAAFTAYTIKRPTQGPIPVAGPPMDGGFNRRAPMWPRPGHGFHGPVEAAVVSPPLRRAVEASPARWPVAIIGATRAALFQLGTDRAVLPIGGYSGLDPYPTVRQFQEMASDGRVRWLYTSPGPAAVGLKSPRSQAYLIYAWVQSSCPVATIDTTPFFDLSRCRAESLHR; from the coding sequence TTGCTGCTCAGCGTTTCGATCAACTTCTACAACCTCTCGGCCAATAGATGGGGCAACGCGTTCTACAGCGGCGCCGCACAGGCGGGAAGCCAGAGCTGGCGCGCGTGGTTGTTCGGGAGCAGCGACCCGCACAGCGCAATCTCCGTCGACAAGATCCCGGCGGCCCTGTGGATCGACGGGCTGTCTGTCCGGGTCTTCGGAGAGAACTCTTTCGCGATGTTCATGCCGCAGGCGGTCATGGGCGCCGCGTGCGTCCTGCTCGTCTTCGCCATTGTCACGCGCGGCGTCGGCATCGTCGGTGGCGTAGCGGCGGGGCTCACTCTCGCGATCACACCCGTTGCGGCTGAGATGTTTCGGTTCAACAATCCAGACGCACTGCTGACCCTGCTGATGACGGCCTCGATCTGGGCAACGCTGCGCGCTATCGAGCGTGAGCAGGCGCGATGGTTGATCTTCGCGGGAGCACTGACGGGGACTGCGTTTCTCGCCAAGATGCTGCAGGGCGTGATGCTCGCTCCGATTCTGGCCGGTCTATACCTCCTGGTGAGTCCGCTCGCCCTCCGACAGCGCTTCGTGCATCTGGCTGCGGCTGGCGCGGCCATGGTTGCGGCGTCTGGGTGGTACCTCCTCCTGGTCGAGCTCACGCCGTCGCGCCACCGTCCGTTCGTCAGCAGCACCTTGGACAACTCCATCGTCAGTCTGGCTCTCGGCTACAACGGACTCGGCCGACTGACCGGTGAAGAGATCCCGTCCTGGCTGGCCGGCGATGCCGAGGTCGGCGCCGTCCGACCGGACAACGGTCCGACCCGCTTGATGTCAGGCGAGATCGCCTCGCAGATCTCCTGGCTGATCCCCAGCGCGATCGTTCTCGGGCTGCTCGGTCTCGCCCTCACGTCGCGACGCCCGCGCACGGATCTGCTCCGCGCGCAGCTCCTCGCCTGGGGTGGTTGGCTCGTCGTGGTCGGCGGGACGTTCTCGATGATGAAAGGAATCGTGCACGCGTACTACACGGTCGCGCTCGCGCCCGCGGTTGCCGGGTTGTTCGGTGTCGGCGCCGGCATCGTGTGGCGAAATCATCGTCGGCGTGCGGTGCTGGCCGGTGGAGCGCTCGCGGTGCTGGTCGGAGCCGCGTGGTCGGTTGCCCTGCTTCGGCGAGTGCACTCCTTTCATCCCCAGCTGAAGTACGTCGTGGTGGCGTGTGCCGTCGCGGCCGTCCTGGCCCTTGCTCGACATGCGTACGACCGCGCTCGGACTTCGGGGGTCATCGCCATGGTGCTCGCGTTGGTAGCCCTCAGCGCGGGTCCGGCGGCCTTCACGGCATACACGATCAAGCGCCCGACCCAAGGCCCCATCCCCGTCGCCGGGCCTCCCATGGATGGCGGCTTCAACCGCCGTGCCCCCATGTGGCCACGCCCAGGTCATGGATTCCATGGGCCTGTCGAAGCAGCAGTGGTCAGCCCGCCACTTCGACGGGCGGTTGAGGCAAGCCCCGCCCGGTGGCCCGTCGCGATCATCGGTGCCACGCGCGCGGCGCTCTTCCAGCTCGGCACGGACCGCGCGGTACTACCGATCGGTGGCTACTCCGGTCTGGATCCGTACCCCACGGTGCGTCAGTTCCAAGAGATGGCTTCTGACGGACGGGTGAGGTGGCTCTACACATCACCCGGTCCCGCGGCCGTCGGACTGAAGTCTCCGCGCTCGCAGGCGTACCTCATCTACGCCTGGGTGCAGAGCAGCTGTCCGGTCGCGACCATCGACACGACACCGTTCTTCGACCTGTCGAGATGCCGCGCGGAGTCACTCCACAGGTAG
- a CDS encoding DUF6328 family protein, with amino-acid sequence MTDEDGRDESPAERLDRHWGELLQELRVAQTGVQILTGFLLILPFQQRFASMDDGERTLYLSAFVLALLTTALIVAPVSMHRVMFRRRVRDDLVEASNVLAKAGLATLALAMIAVAALIFDVVLGSPAGIIAGIGAALVFAGFWWGLPVLIRSRARQHQDYGPDELP; translated from the coding sequence ATGACGGACGAGGACGGTCGCGACGAGTCTCCCGCCGAACGCCTGGACCGCCACTGGGGAGAGCTGCTGCAGGAGCTGCGCGTCGCGCAGACCGGCGTGCAGATCTTGACCGGGTTCTTGCTGATCCTGCCGTTCCAGCAGCGCTTCGCGAGCATGGACGACGGCGAACGCACGCTCTATCTCAGCGCTTTCGTCCTGGCGCTCCTCACCACCGCGCTCATCGTCGCGCCGGTCAGCATGCATCGGGTGATGTTCCGCCGAAGGGTGCGGGATGACCTCGTCGAGGCATCCAACGTGCTGGCCAAGGCCGGCCTGGCAACTCTCGCACTCGCCATGATTGCCGTCGCCGCCCTGATCTTCGATGTCGTGCTCGGGTCCCCGGCCGGCATCATCGCGGGCATCGGCGCGGCTCTCGTCTTTGCCGGCTTCTGGTGGGGCCTCCCGGTGCTCATCCGGTCACGCGCACGCCAGCACCAGGACTACGGCCCCGACGAGCTGCCCTGA
- a CDS encoding DUF3500 domain-containing protein — protein sequence MSHRDNAVQRMTDLAKQLEATLTPEQEGRIRTSLDDPQLREWRYLPGDRPGVPLADLTAEQEAIALDLVAASESPDGADLALGAIEVERVRRTIVGGVEPPAGSDRYWLRLIGRPGQEPWGWRINGHHLAVHVFVAGGECTVTPHFIGSEPAVLPDDSRWPGRRMLGPEEDMARDLLDAFEPDRRAHAVAGDRAPDDILTGNDPVAEPSVLPAGLARGDMTTDQQAQLDALVHRYFRRAPQARASAAWSAAVDADLDRITFAWAGAVEPGVGRYYCLRGPTFLIEYDNTQDDANHAHSVWRDAAFDWGEDLLRQHRATDH from the coding sequence ATGTCTCATCGCGACAACGCCGTTCAGCGAATGACCGATCTCGCCAAGCAGCTCGAGGCGACTCTCACGCCCGAGCAGGAGGGGCGCATTCGCACGAGTCTCGATGACCCTCAGCTGCGCGAGTGGCGCTACTTGCCGGGTGACCGGCCCGGCGTACCACTGGCCGATCTGACTGCGGAGCAGGAGGCGATCGCGCTCGACCTCGTGGCGGCATCGGAGTCCCCGGACGGAGCCGATCTCGCGCTCGGAGCGATCGAGGTCGAGCGCGTCCGCCGGACGATTGTCGGGGGAGTCGAGCCACCGGCGGGCTCGGATCGCTACTGGCTCAGGCTGATCGGGCGCCCGGGGCAGGAGCCGTGGGGCTGGCGGATCAACGGGCACCACCTGGCGGTGCACGTCTTCGTCGCCGGCGGAGAGTGCACGGTGACTCCGCACTTCATCGGCTCAGAGCCGGCCGTCCTCCCGGATGACAGCCGGTGGCCAGGTCGCCGGATGCTCGGCCCGGAGGAGGACATGGCGCGCGACCTGCTGGACGCGTTCGAGCCGGACCGCCGCGCTCACGCCGTTGCAGGCGACCGGGCGCCGGACGACATCCTCACGGGCAACGACCCGGTCGCCGAGCCGTCGGTCCTGCCCGCCGGTCTCGCCCGCGGTGACATGACCACTGACCAGCAGGCGCAGCTCGATGCGCTCGTGCACCGCTACTTCCGTCGCGCGCCGCAGGCCCGGGCGAGCGCGGCGTGGAGTGCAGCCGTGGACGCCGATCTGGATCGCATCACGTTCGCCTGGGCCGGTGCGGTCGAGCCCGGCGTGGGTCGCTACTACTGCCTGCGCGGCCCGACGTTCCTGATCGAGTACGACAACACGCAGGACGATGCCAACCACGCCCACTCGGTGTGGCGCGACGCGGCGTTCGACTGGGGCGAGGACCTCCTCCGTCAGCATCGCGCCACCGACCACTGA
- a CDS encoding cysteine dioxygenase, with product MTTATTRRTERTDGTDSTDANVTRSHLLLTLRLFAEDPALLDLVDLNATERQWHQVAQTSQMQVWAISWPPGTSTGWHDHGGAVGAFRVVRGGLEEHFWADGDHTRSLGSGDLRVFSGQHIHDVRNVGQVPALSVHAYSPSLDTMTRYALVDDRLTVTEVDEGAQW from the coding sequence ATGACCACCGCCACCACTCGTCGTACCGAACGCACCGACGGCACGGACAGCACCGACGCCAACGTCACCCGCTCCCACCTTCTGCTGACCCTTCGACTGTTTGCCGAGGACCCGGCACTGCTCGACCTGGTCGACCTCAACGCCACCGAGCGCCAGTGGCACCAGGTCGCCCAGACCTCTCAGATGCAGGTCTGGGCCATCTCCTGGCCACCTGGCACCAGCACCGGATGGCACGACCACGGCGGTGCCGTGGGCGCGTTCCGGGTGGTCCGTGGCGGACTCGAGGAGCACTTCTGGGCAGACGGCGACCACACCCGAAGCCTCGGTTCGGGAGACCTCCGCGTCTTCTCCGGCCAGCACATCCACGACGTCCGCAACGTCGGGCAGGTCCCCGCCCTGTCCGTCCACGCGTACTCCCCCAGCCTGGACACGATGACCCGGTACGCGCTCGTCGACGACCGGCTCACGGTCACCGAGGTGGACGAGGGCGCGCAGTGGTGA
- a CDS encoding GNAT family N-acetyltransferase, whose amino-acid sequence MSTFTTLGPAAATHPSTAQLTYITRRLQALGHRVRAAHADVSDVDISDGLIVAALARSLMVNAVDALRSSHARAVLIVGGHDKDIAETARRLQASSERRSVILTANPVAAQQILPFNDGGFVLASAAATSLRNDVERLLAHVTGEQRSTGGTKAQDPAPIVARRVSYDAPELAELLADLRVEYATRYARDTANTTLTEVPPTDFVQPHGTFVVLVRSGRTLAGGAIRRLDASTAEIKRVWTTSEVRRQGFGRRVIDELELAASDLGYTRIFLSTGPRQPEARALYLAAGYSPGFDLDAAPEAIGRHVFTKTLRQTSSAHGAA is encoded by the coding sequence ATGAGCACCTTCACCACCCTGGGACCGGCCGCGGCGACCCACCCGTCGACGGCCCAGCTCACCTACATCACACGGCGGCTCCAGGCACTGGGACACCGCGTCCGCGCCGCGCACGCCGACGTCTCGGACGTCGACATCTCGGACGGTCTCATCGTCGCCGCACTCGCCCGTTCGTTGATGGTCAACGCGGTCGACGCGCTCCGGAGCAGCCACGCTCGTGCCGTGCTCATCGTCGGAGGACACGACAAGGACATCGCTGAGACAGCCAGGCGACTCCAAGCATCATCCGAGCGACGGTCGGTCATCTTGACCGCGAATCCTGTTGCCGCCCAACAGATCTTGCCTTTCAACGACGGCGGATTCGTGCTGGCGAGCGCCGCGGCCACGTCGCTGCGCAACGACGTCGAACGCCTTCTCGCCCACGTGACCGGCGAGCAGCGGTCCACCGGTGGGACCAAGGCTCAGGATCCCGCGCCGATCGTGGCGCGCCGCGTGTCGTACGACGCTCCCGAGCTCGCCGAGCTGCTCGCCGACCTGCGAGTCGAGTACGCCACGAGGTACGCCCGGGACACCGCCAACACCACCCTCACCGAGGTCCCGCCGACCGACTTCGTCCAGCCGCACGGCACCTTCGTCGTGCTGGTCAGGAGCGGACGCACTCTCGCCGGTGGCGCGATCCGACGTCTGGACGCGAGTACCGCTGAGATCAAACGGGTTTGGACGACAAGTGAGGTACGGCGGCAAGGCTTCGGCCGACGGGTGATCGACGAGCTCGAGCTCGCGGCAAGCGATCTCGGATACACGCGGATCTTCCTGTCCACCGGGCCACGCCAGCCGGAGGCGCGCGCCCTGTATCTCGCCGCCGGCTACTCCCCCGGCTTCGACCTCGACGCAGCACCCGAGGCCATCGGCCGGCACGTGTTCACCAAGACCCTGCGCCAGACCTCATCCGCCCACGGCGCCGCATAG
- a CDS encoding MFS transporter: MTSLRQRAFVPALIFIGAVVSIVSSLGAPLIPRLADELHTTVGNAQWALTATVVVAGVASPLVGRLGDGRHRKTVIVVCQSSVVIGGVLAALATSLPLLISGRALQGLGLALMPLTMAAAREHLRPDHAGRVIATLSVVGAAGVGLGYPITGLIADHGGVHAAYWAGTGVSALALAAAIWAIPSPESRDSHQRIDYTGAAIIGAGLVALLVSLDKAAAWGWGSARTLVLLVSGIALLTLWVAHELRTSEPLVDLRLVRHRAVLTANVSGLLLGVTMYLSMVTITQLVQLSTFGFGESVFVAGLTLVPLSVLSASVSRTLPALTRRFGLRPIIPAGALCVVVASVFFGSTASHLWQAFVTMAILGVGLGYTFAAMPGLIVSAVPPEETGSAMGFYQVSRFVGFAIGSGLAVTLLQAFGSDGTPTLHAYRMTAFVGAGVGVLTAVCAWLLPGSPTDALETDRELTAYEREEALLAAAGLEDRDDPGRARAASHP, encoded by the coding sequence GTGACCAGCCTCCGACAGCGCGCGTTCGTCCCGGCTCTCATCTTCATCGGGGCGGTGGTCTCGATCGTCTCCAGCCTCGGCGCGCCACTCATCCCACGCCTCGCCGACGAGCTGCACACCACAGTCGGCAACGCCCAATGGGCTCTGACCGCAACGGTGGTCGTTGCCGGCGTCGCTTCACCTCTGGTCGGACGGCTCGGCGACGGACGACACCGCAAGACCGTCATCGTGGTGTGCCAGAGCAGCGTGGTCATCGGAGGCGTCCTGGCCGCGCTGGCCACATCCCTTCCTCTCCTCATCTCCGGCCGCGCACTCCAAGGTCTCGGCCTGGCCCTCATGCCGCTCACCATGGCCGCCGCCCGCGAGCACCTGAGGCCTGACCACGCTGGGCGGGTCATCGCAACGCTCTCCGTCGTGGGAGCAGCAGGAGTGGGCCTCGGCTATCCGATCACCGGTCTCATCGCCGACCACGGCGGCGTGCACGCCGCCTACTGGGCGGGCACCGGCGTCAGCGCGCTGGCTCTCGCAGCCGCGATTTGGGCGATCCCGAGCCCCGAGTCGCGGGACTCCCATCAACGGATCGACTACACCGGAGCGGCCATCATCGGCGCGGGCCTGGTCGCGCTTCTGGTGTCTCTCGACAAGGCGGCCGCATGGGGCTGGGGGTCGGCACGGACGCTGGTCCTCCTGGTCAGCGGCATCGCTCTCCTCACGCTGTGGGTGGCCCACGAGCTGCGCACGTCCGAGCCTCTGGTCGACCTGCGGCTGGTCCGGCACCGAGCAGTCCTGACCGCCAACGTCAGCGGTCTGCTGCTCGGGGTCACGATGTACCTGTCGATGGTGACCATCACTCAGCTCGTCCAGCTGTCGACCTTCGGTTTTGGTGAGTCGGTCTTCGTCGCCGGCCTCACACTCGTACCCCTGTCCGTGCTGAGCGCGTCGGTCAGCCGGACGCTTCCAGCGCTCACCCGCCGATTCGGCCTCCGACCGATCATCCCGGCGGGAGCACTCTGTGTCGTCGTGGCGTCAGTGTTCTTCGGCTCGACGGCCTCGCACCTGTGGCAGGCATTCGTGACCATGGCGATCCTGGGTGTTGGGCTCGGCTACACGTTCGCCGCGATGCCCGGGCTGATCGTCTCTGCCGTGCCGCCGGAGGAGACCGGCAGCGCGATGGGCTTCTACCAGGTGTCTCGGTTCGTCGGGTTTGCGATCGGCAGCGGTCTGGCGGTGACCTTGCTGCAGGCCTTCGGGAGTGATGGCACTCCTACGCTGCACGCCTACCGCATGACCGCGTTCGTCGGAGCGGGCGTCGGCGTCCTCACAGCGGTGTGCGCCTGGCTGCTGCCCGGCTCGCCCACCGACGCCCTAGAGACGGATCGCGAGCTGACGGCGTACGAGCGCGAGGAAGCGTTGTTGGCCGCGGCCGGACTGGAGGACCGCGACGACCCCGGCCGCGCGCGTGCGGCAAGCCATCCATAA